A window of the Tessaracoccus sp. MC1865 genome harbors these coding sequences:
- a CDS encoding CAP domain-containing protein, whose translation MKRLFALMFVVAVALAGLVAPRAEADEASQKANVADIAAMVDAHNAIRVSKGHTPLRFVPKVAAAIAQDWAISMRKAGKISHNDDFRWDGAEAWGENVGWNVGYTNPVQTMMDDWMASDSHRANILEASYTHIAVGLVRSESEIFAAVNFYKEPLIDAGTAYDSGTQWLTAVQQNITAVNPAKADDVYSKTGTYAYNNRLWKVACEPYSQTQRCRTDIWATVISYKSGNYQRSTGWAFNNLTYQPSARSLWAGNPLATKGDHVISGRKWRTDCDSAATGRNGCRSYIQTPVVTATAKAGGGYTFTSKVDYVFNNIVRFK comes from the coding sequence GTGAAGAGACTGTTCGCCCTGATGTTCGTCGTCGCCGTTGCGCTCGCAGGGCTGGTCGCCCCGCGTGCGGAGGCAGACGAGGCGTCGCAGAAGGCCAACGTCGCCGACATCGCCGCCATGGTCGATGCGCACAACGCCATCCGGGTGTCCAAGGGACACACACCGTTGAGGTTCGTGCCGAAGGTGGCCGCGGCCATCGCGCAGGACTGGGCCATCTCCATGCGGAAGGCCGGCAAGATCTCCCACAACGACGACTTCCGCTGGGACGGGGCCGAGGCCTGGGGCGAGAACGTCGGCTGGAACGTCGGCTATACCAATCCTGTCCAGACGATGATGGACGACTGGATGGCCTCGGACAGCCATCGCGCCAACATCCTGGAGGCGTCCTACACCCACATTGCCGTGGGCCTGGTGCGCTCCGAATCCGAGATCTTCGCCGCGGTGAACTTCTACAAGGAGCCGCTGATCGACGCCGGCACCGCCTATGACTCGGGAACGCAGTGGCTGACCGCCGTGCAGCAGAACATCACCGCGGTCAACCCGGCGAAGGCCGACGATGTCTACTCCAAGACCGGCACCTACGCCTACAACAACCGCCTGTGGAAGGTGGCCTGCGAGCCGTATTCCCAGACGCAGCGCTGCCGCACGGACATCTGGGCCACCGTCATCTCCTACAAGAGCGGCAACTACCAGCGCAGCACCGGCTGGGCCTTCAACAACCTGACCTACCAGCCGTCGGCGCGCAGCCTGTGGGCGGGCAACCCGTTGGCCACCAAGGGCGACCACGTCATCAGCGGCCGCAAGTGGCGCACCGACTGCGACTCTGCAGCCACCGGCCGCAACGGTTGCCGCTCCTACATCCAGACTCCTGTCGTCACCGCCACGGCCAAGGCCGGCGGCGGCTACACCTTCACGTCGAAGGTCGACTACGTCTTCAACAACATCGTCCGCTTCAAGTAA
- the pgi gene encoding glucose-6-phosphate isomerase yields the protein MNTPVDATATEAWADLRILKDALVPDLRHWFEADPHRAEELTFDLADLRVDLSKNLITEDVVGALVRLAEQVNLPERRDAMFNGERINVTENRAVLHTALRLPADAELTVDGQDVVADVHEVLGRMYAFADQVRSGEWKGVTGKRIETVVNIGIGGSDLGPVMVYEALLPYKQDGLECRFISNIDPNDCYEQVKDLDPATTLFIVASKTFTTLETLTNARMARDWLLHALVADGAIDDSDEARAGAIARHFVAVSTALDKVADFGIDPANAFGFWDWVGGRYSVDSAVGLPVAIAIGPDGFRDFLAGFHSVDTHFRTAPAERNVPLLMGLINVWYVNFFDAHSHAVLPYAQYLHRFAAYLQQLTMESNGKSVRWDGSPVTTETGEIFWGEPGTNGQHAFYQLIHQGTRIIPADFIAVANPAHPVKDGETDVHGLFLANFFAQTAALAFGKTAEEVRAEGTAEEIVPARVFEGNKPTTSIMAPALTPSVVGQLIALYEHITFVQGVVWGIDSFDQWGVELGKKLALEIAPAVFGDAEALAQQDPSTQSLVSWYLQNRD from the coding sequence ATGAACACTCCGGTAGACGCCACTGCCACAGAGGCCTGGGCAGACCTTCGCATCCTCAAGGACGCTCTCGTCCCCGACCTGCGCCACTGGTTCGAAGCTGATCCGCATCGCGCCGAGGAACTCACCTTCGACCTGGCAGACCTCCGGGTGGACCTCTCCAAGAACCTCATCACCGAAGACGTCGTGGGCGCGCTGGTGCGCCTCGCTGAGCAGGTCAACCTGCCCGAGCGTCGTGACGCGATGTTCAACGGCGAGCGCATCAACGTCACCGAGAACCGCGCCGTGCTCCACACCGCCCTGCGCCTGCCGGCAGATGCCGAGCTCACCGTCGACGGGCAGGACGTCGTGGCAGACGTGCACGAGGTCCTCGGGCGCATGTACGCGTTCGCGGACCAGGTCCGCTCGGGCGAGTGGAAGGGCGTCACCGGCAAGCGGATCGAGACGGTGGTCAACATCGGCATCGGCGGCTCAGACCTGGGCCCCGTGATGGTCTATGAGGCCCTGTTGCCGTACAAGCAGGACGGCCTGGAGTGCCGCTTCATCTCCAACATCGACCCCAACGACTGCTACGAGCAGGTCAAGGACCTCGATCCCGCCACGACGCTGTTCATCGTGGCGTCGAAGACCTTCACCACCCTGGAGACCCTCACCAACGCCCGCATGGCCCGCGACTGGCTCCTGCACGCGCTCGTCGCCGACGGGGCCATCGACGATTCCGATGAGGCCCGGGCCGGCGCGATCGCCAGGCACTTCGTCGCGGTCTCGACGGCGCTGGACAAGGTGGCCGACTTCGGCATCGACCCTGCCAACGCGTTCGGCTTCTGGGACTGGGTGGGCGGCCGGTACTCGGTGGACTCCGCCGTCGGCCTGCCGGTGGCGATCGCGATCGGGCCGGACGGGTTCCGTGATTTCCTGGCCGGCTTCCACTCCGTCGACACGCACTTCCGCACCGCGCCTGCCGAGCGCAACGTGCCGCTGCTGATGGGCCTGATCAACGTCTGGTACGTCAACTTCTTCGACGCGCACAGCCACGCGGTGCTGCCCTACGCCCAGTACCTGCACAGGTTCGCGGCCTACCTGCAGCAGCTCACCATGGAATCCAACGGAAAGTCCGTGCGTTGGGACGGCAGCCCCGTCACCACGGAGACCGGGGAGATCTTCTGGGGCGAGCCGGGCACCAACGGCCAGCACGCGTTCTACCAGCTGATCCACCAGGGCACCCGCATCATCCCGGCAGATTTCATCGCGGTGGCCAACCCGGCGCACCCCGTCAAGGACGGCGAAACCGACGTCCACGGGCTCTTCCTGGCCAACTTCTTCGCGCAGACGGCCGCGCTGGCGTTCGGCAAGACCGCCGAGGAGGTCCGTGCGGAGGGCACGGCGGAGGAGATCGTGCCCGCCCGCGTGTTCGAGGGCAACAAGCCCACCACCTCGATCATGGCGCCGGCGCTCACCCCGTCGGTGGTCGGCCAGCTCATCGCCCTCTACGAGCACATCACGTTCGTCCAGGGCGTCGTGTGGGGCATCGACTCGTTCGACCAGTGGGGCGTCGAGCTCGGCAAGAAGCTCGCCCTGGAGATCGCCCCGGCGGTCTTCGGCGACGCCGAGGCGCTGGCCCAGCAGGATCCGTCAACGCAGTCCCTCGTCAGCTGGTACCTACAGAACCGTGACTGA
- a CDS encoding ElyC/SanA/YdcF family protein — translation MTEPQPSTRPRRWRTALIAVGVVALLGALPVVLSAGRVAFIASGHVHTVQDVPERPVGMVLGAKADPSGPSAFLAARLDVALRLFQEGKIRAVLVTGDGGPGSNNEPLIMRRYLEERGVPADRIVEDPAGFDTYDSCVRARDVFGVAEMTVITQDYHLGRTIAICREVGVDTVGVGDTTMLGRFPYNWVKGWVREFPANLKMEWDLFTGRRPQADAPDPSLLAAAQS, via the coding sequence GTGACTGAACCGCAGCCCTCCACCCGGCCTCGACGGTGGCGCACCGCGCTGATCGCTGTCGGGGTGGTCGCCCTGCTGGGGGCGCTTCCGGTGGTGCTGAGCGCGGGGAGGGTGGCGTTCATCGCGTCCGGTCACGTGCACACGGTGCAGGACGTGCCGGAGCGGCCCGTGGGCATGGTGCTCGGCGCCAAGGCTGACCCCTCCGGGCCGTCGGCGTTCCTCGCCGCTCGGCTCGACGTGGCGCTGCGCTTGTTCCAGGAGGGCAAGATCCGCGCCGTGCTGGTCACCGGCGACGGCGGGCCGGGGTCGAACAACGAGCCGCTCATCATGCGCCGGTACCTGGAGGAGCGGGGCGTGCCGGCGGACCGGATCGTCGAGGACCCGGCAGGCTTCGATACCTACGACTCGTGCGTGCGGGCCCGCGACGTGTTCGGCGTGGCGGAGATGACCGTCATCACGCAGGACTACCACCTGGGCCGCACCATCGCGATCTGCCGCGAGGTGGGCGTCGACACCGTGGGTGTCGGCGACACCACCATGCTCGGCCGCTTCCCGTACAACTGGGTCAAGGGCTGGGTCCGCGAGTTCCCGGCGAACCTCAAGATGGAGTGGGACCTCTTCACCGGGCGGCGCCCACAGGCGGACGCGCCGGACCCGTCGCTGCTGGCCGCCGCCCAGTCCTGA
- a CDS encoding TrkH family potassium uptake protein encodes MLNALRRLSPVRAIFVAFTTAAWVGIGLLMLPISKRGAGGASLIEAIFTATSAICVTGLTIVDTASYWTPFGQVVILALIQIGGFGVMTLATLIGLTVLGKLSLRSRLTAAVESHMEGPGGVPHVLGGIMKTTFAIEAVTALLLTLRFWLGYGHSLPEAAWRGLFHSVSAFNNAGFALFADNLMGFVADPWLLLPMAGATILGGLGFPVLQQLWRHHADLLAWTMNTRIVVIMTPLLLVGGTVFITGLEWTNPGTLGPLAWDDKLLAGFFQSVQTRTAGFNSLDIGAMHAVTLFGMDVLMFIGTGPAGTGGGIKVTTFAVLFFIIWTEVRGDTAVHIFGKRLSRAVHRQAISVALLAVALVVLATMIVLLLSPFRLDDVLFEVISAFGTVGLSTGITAQLDVGSQLVLCFLMYVGRLGPITFASALALSPRKRLYELPKERPIIG; translated from the coding sequence GTGCTCAACGCGCTACGTCGGCTGTCCCCGGTGCGGGCGATCTTCGTCGCCTTCACGACGGCGGCCTGGGTGGGGATCGGCCTCCTCATGCTCCCGATCTCCAAGCGGGGCGCCGGCGGCGCCTCGCTGATAGAGGCCATCTTCACCGCCACCTCCGCCATCTGCGTCACGGGCCTCACCATCGTGGACACGGCGTCCTACTGGACGCCGTTCGGGCAGGTGGTCATCCTCGCCCTGATCCAGATCGGTGGCTTCGGCGTCATGACGCTGGCCACCCTGATCGGCCTGACGGTGCTGGGCAAGCTGTCGCTGCGCTCACGCCTCACCGCCGCCGTCGAGAGCCACATGGAGGGCCCGGGTGGGGTGCCCCATGTGCTGGGCGGCATCATGAAGACCACCTTCGCGATCGAGGCGGTGACGGCCCTGCTGCTGACGCTGCGGTTCTGGCTGGGGTACGGGCACAGCCTGCCCGAGGCGGCGTGGCGCGGGCTCTTCCACTCGGTGTCGGCGTTCAACAACGCGGGCTTCGCGCTGTTCGCGGACAACCTGATGGGCTTCGTGGCCGACCCCTGGCTCCTGCTGCCGATGGCGGGCGCCACCATCCTGGGCGGCCTCGGCTTCCCCGTGCTGCAGCAGCTGTGGCGCCACCACGCGGACCTCCTCGCGTGGACGATGAACACCCGCATCGTGGTGATCATGACGCCCCTGCTGCTGGTGGGCGGCACCGTCTTCATCACAGGGCTGGAGTGGACCAACCCCGGCACGCTCGGCCCCCTGGCGTGGGACGACAAGCTGCTGGCCGGCTTCTTCCAGTCGGTGCAGACCCGCACCGCCGGCTTCAACTCGCTCGACATCGGCGCCATGCACGCCGTCACGCTGTTCGGGATGGACGTACTGATGTTCATCGGGACCGGCCCGGCCGGCACGGGCGGCGGCATCAAGGTGACCACGTTCGCCGTCCTCTTCTTCATCATCTGGACGGAGGTGCGCGGCGACACCGCCGTCCACATCTTCGGCAAACGCCTCTCGCGCGCCGTGCACCGGCAGGCCATCTCCGTCGCGCTGTTGGCGGTGGCGCTGGTGGTGCTCGCCACCATGATCGTCCTGCTGCTGAGCCCCTTCCGCCTGGACGACGTCCTCTTCGAGGTCATCTCGGCTTTCGGCACGGTGGGGCTGTCCACCGGCATCACCGCGCAGTTGGATGTCGGTTCGCAGTTGGTGCTGTGCTTCCTCATGTACGTCGGCCGCCTCGGCCCGATCACGTTCGCCTCTGCGCTCGCCCTGAGCCCCCGCAAGCGGCTCTACGAACTCCCCAAGGAAAGGCCGATCATTGGTTAA
- a CDS encoding UDP-glucose/GDP-mannose dehydrogenase family protein — translation MRISVIGCGYLGAVHAACMAELGHDVVGLDVDEARIAKLSQGIAPFHEPGLPELLLKHVSTGRLRFTTDASAIADAQIHFIGVGTPQLQGRLGADLTYVNQAVDTILEHSVVPEDGQPVLVAGKSTVPVGTSEGIAAKLTASGKDILLAWNPEFLREGYAVGDTLTPDRIVYGLSEDKESGHRAKALLDECYAIPLAAGTPLILSNYPTAELVKVAANSFLATKISFINSMAELCDATGGDVTRLAEAIGHDDRIGKKFLQAGIGFGGGCLPKDIRAFMARAGELGVDEALTFLREVDTINLRRRDHAVNLAEEAVGGRLVGKKIAVLGITFKPDTDDLRDSPALDIAGRLWARGAELAVVDPAAAHTLRQRQPELNVPETVEEAVTGADVVMLLTPWREYVDLDPASLIDLVKTPNIIDGRNVLNPHDWADAGWTYYGMGRSVSTW, via the coding sequence ATGCGGATTTCTGTCATTGGGTGCGGTTACCTGGGAGCTGTCCACGCGGCCTGCATGGCCGAGTTGGGCCACGATGTGGTGGGCCTGGACGTGGACGAGGCGAGGATCGCGAAACTCTCCCAGGGGATCGCGCCGTTCCATGAGCCAGGGCTCCCGGAACTGCTCCTCAAGCACGTGTCCACCGGCCGGCTGCGCTTCACCACGGACGCCTCGGCGATCGCCGACGCCCAGATCCACTTCATCGGCGTGGGCACGCCGCAGCTCCAGGGCAGGCTCGGGGCGGACCTCACCTACGTCAACCAGGCCGTCGACACCATCCTCGAGCACTCCGTCGTGCCCGAGGACGGACAACCCGTGCTGGTGGCGGGCAAGTCGACGGTGCCCGTGGGCACCTCCGAGGGCATCGCCGCGAAGCTCACCGCGTCAGGCAAGGACATCCTCCTGGCCTGGAACCCGGAGTTCCTCCGCGAGGGCTACGCGGTGGGCGACACCCTGACGCCGGACCGCATCGTCTACGGCCTGTCCGAGGACAAGGAGAGCGGCCACCGCGCCAAGGCCCTCCTCGACGAGTGCTACGCCATCCCGCTGGCCGCGGGCACCCCTCTCATCCTGTCCAACTACCCCACAGCGGAGCTGGTGAAGGTGGCGGCCAACAGCTTCCTCGCCACCAAGATCTCGTTCATCAACTCCATGGCTGAGTTGTGCGACGCCACCGGCGGCGACGTCACGCGGCTGGCCGAGGCCATCGGGCACGACGACCGCATCGGCAAGAAGTTCCTCCAGGCGGGCATCGGCTTCGGCGGCGGCTGCCTGCCCAAGGACATCCGCGCCTTCATGGCCCGCGCCGGTGAGCTGGGCGTCGACGAGGCGCTCACGTTCCTGCGCGAGGTGGACACCATCAACCTGCGCCGCCGCGACCACGCCGTCAACCTGGCCGAGGAGGCCGTCGGGGGCCGCCTCGTCGGCAAGAAGATCGCCGTGCTGGGCATCACCTTCAAGCCGGACACCGACGACCTGCGCGACTCCCCCGCCCTCGACATCGCCGGCCGGCTCTGGGCCCGCGGCGCGGAACTGGCCGTCGTCGACCCCGCAGCCGCCCACACGCTGCGGCAGCGCCAGCCGGAGCTCAACGTCCCCGAAACGGTCGAGGAGGCCGTCACAGGAGCCGACGTCGTCATGCTGCTGACCCCGTGGCGCGAGTACGTGGATCTGGACCCCGCGTCGCTCATCGACCTGGTCAAGACGCCCAACATCATCGACGGCCGCAACGTGCTGAACCCACACGACTGGGCCGACGCGGGCTGGACCTACTACGGCATGGGGCGCAGCGTCTCCACCTGGTGA
- a CDS encoding autoinducer 2 ABC transporter substrate-binding protein, giving the protein MSKVMQSLVAVAAASTLLFASACTTRTADTPEDSAAPAATATEATTAAGGEEGAEFTVAFVPKIQGIPYFEAMNTGGAAAEADIPGLTWEYQGPTTADPAAQVDIVRSMIQKKVDVLIVAPNDPDSLAPILQEAKDAGIKVGTSDTDAPNSVREVFVEQATGQGIGEYTADTLAKAMGESGKAVIVSCGETAENLNSWIKVEEETFASKYPDIELLPTVFAGEDQNRAAQMATDLMNANPDLKGIIGQCTTSAPGVAQAVRDAGKIGEVFTVGVGTPQAMLPYLEDGSSSGSILWDVENLGYLTAWAGAQLFKGVPFEETNQVSDDITDVEFRDDTKELILGPPLVLTKDNAGQFDY; this is encoded by the coding sequence ATGTCTAAGGTCATGCAGAGCCTGGTCGCGGTAGCCGCCGCCTCCACGCTCCTGTTCGCCAGTGCGTGCACAACCCGCACCGCCGACACCCCGGAAGACTCGGCGGCGCCCGCCGCCACCGCCACCGAAGCAACCACTGCCGCCGGGGGCGAAGAGGGCGCTGAGTTCACCGTCGCCTTCGTGCCGAAGATCCAGGGCATCCCTTACTTCGAGGCCATGAACACCGGCGGCGCGGCCGCAGAGGCAGATATCCCAGGTCTGACCTGGGAGTACCAGGGCCCCACGACGGCCGACCCTGCCGCCCAGGTCGACATCGTCCGCTCGATGATCCAGAAGAAGGTCGACGTGCTCATCGTCGCCCCGAACGATCCCGACTCCCTCGCACCCATCCTCCAGGAAGCCAAGGACGCCGGCATCAAGGTCGGCACCTCGGACACCGACGCGCCCAACTCGGTGCGTGAGGTCTTCGTGGAGCAGGCCACCGGCCAGGGCATCGGCGAATACACCGCCGACACGCTCGCAAAAGCCATGGGCGAATCCGGCAAGGCCGTCATCGTCTCCTGTGGTGAGACGGCAGAGAACCTCAACTCCTGGATCAAGGTCGAGGAAGAGACTTTCGCGTCGAAGTACCCGGACATCGAACTGCTGCCCACCGTCTTCGCAGGCGAGGATCAGAACCGTGCCGCCCAGATGGCCACGGACCTCATGAACGCCAACCCCGACCTCAAGGGCATCATCGGCCAGTGCACCACCTCTGCTCCGGGCGTTGCCCAGGCCGTGCGTGACGCAGGCAAGATCGGCGAGGTCTTCACCGTCGGTGTGGGCACGCCTCAGGCCATGCTCCCGTACCTCGAGGACGGTTCATCCTCCGGCTCCATCCTCTGGGACGTCGAGAACCTCGGCTACCTGACCGCTTGGGCCGGCGCCCAGCTGTTCAAGGGCGTGCCCTTCGAGGAGACCAACCAGGTCAGCGACGACATCACGGACGTCGAGTTCCGTGACGACACCAAGGAGCTCATCCTCGGGCCTCCGCTGGTGCTGACCAAGGACAACGCGGGTCAGTTCGACTACTGA
- a CDS encoding LCP family protein, whose product MKRALFEDDQYGDETPDQGTDDDAGRAKKRRGPLFVLFMVCILVLLIPALVVAFYVGRGWVALDSIERDPGLTPSEYVGRPSPAAPNPDKPEATAPVNFVLMGSDSREGETGRSDSLMVAHVSGDREHVYLISFPRDMWVEVPERGEAKINAAYAWGGAPLTVRTLESLLDVRMDHTVVIDFEGFVNLTEAVGGVTVHNPWPSGQGANRFEEGEISLEGERALTYVRERKSLPNGDLDRAYRQRTVVKAIIRKLATPDTITNPARFNDVVGQVADTLTVDDQMTNGYVTNLGTQLRIFGADGVRMLQAPIRGFATIDGQSVDVVDQSRLEMLAKALSTDTMEHYFNSYGADSYAKLPQVDPDE is encoded by the coding sequence ATGAAGCGAGCGCTCTTCGAGGATGACCAGTACGGCGACGAGACCCCCGACCAGGGCACCGACGACGACGCGGGCCGCGCGAAGAAGCGGCGCGGCCCGCTGTTCGTGTTGTTCATGGTGTGCATCCTCGTGCTGCTCATCCCCGCCCTGGTCGTGGCGTTCTACGTCGGCCGGGGCTGGGTGGCACTGGACAGCATCGAGCGCGACCCGGGGCTCACGCCGTCGGAGTATGTGGGCCGCCCCTCCCCCGCCGCCCCCAATCCGGACAAGCCGGAGGCCACCGCGCCGGTCAACTTCGTGCTCATGGGCTCGGATTCCAGGGAGGGCGAGACCGGCCGTTCCGATTCGCTCATGGTGGCCCACGTCTCGGGCGACCGCGAGCACGTCTACCTCATCTCCTTCCCCCGCGACATGTGGGTGGAGGTGCCCGAGCGGGGCGAGGCCAAGATCAACGCCGCCTACGCGTGGGGCGGCGCGCCGCTGACGGTGCGCACGCTCGAGAGCCTGCTGGACGTGCGGATGGACCACACCGTGGTCATCGACTTCGAGGGGTTCGTCAACCTCACCGAGGCCGTCGGCGGCGTGACCGTCCACAACCCGTGGCCCTCGGGGCAGGGCGCGAACCGCTTCGAGGAGGGCGAGATCAGCCTGGAGGGCGAGCGCGCACTGACCTACGTCCGGGAGCGCAAGTCGCTGCCCAACGGCGACCTCGACCGCGCCTACCGGCAGCGCACCGTGGTCAAGGCCATCATCCGCAAGCTGGCGACGCCGGACACGATCACCAACCCGGCGCGGTTCAACGACGTGGTGGGGCAGGTGGCGGACACGCTCACGGTGGACGACCAGATGACCAACGGGTACGTCACGAACCTGGGCACGCAGCTGCGGATCTTCGGCGCCGACGGGGTGCGGATGCTGCAGGCACCCATCCGCGGGTTCGCGACGATCGACGGGCAGTCGGTCGACGTGGTGGACCAGAGTCGCCTGGAGATGCTGGCCAAGGCGCTGTCCACCGACACCATGGAGCACTACTTCAACAGCTACGGAGCAGACTCCTACGCCAAGCTGCCACAGGTCGACCCGGACGAATGA
- a CDS encoding TrkA family potassium uptake protein, whose protein sequence is MVNLRPLKRPGNVPLADSIVIIGLGRFGQSLALELMNDGADVLAIDRDEDLVQQFNGRITHAVLADATREDVLRQLGIHEATHAVVAIGDSVEASLLTSSLLIGFGIPHVWAKAVSDAHGRILEQIGVHHVVHPERESGVRVAHQVRAQLKDYIDLGGGYALVRTTAPAAVLGKPLREVHVRSEFGVTVIASKRADGRWVDVSGDSVLSAEDEILVTGPIEKAERFHLT, encoded by the coding sequence TTGGTTAATCTGCGCCCCCTCAAGAGGCCGGGCAACGTGCCCCTGGCCGACAGCATCGTCATCATCGGGCTGGGCCGGTTCGGCCAGTCGCTCGCGCTCGAACTCATGAACGACGGGGCCGACGTCCTGGCCATCGACCGCGACGAAGACCTGGTCCAGCAGTTCAACGGGAGGATCACCCACGCGGTGCTGGCGGACGCCACCCGCGAGGACGTGCTGCGGCAGCTGGGGATCCACGAGGCCACGCATGCCGTCGTCGCCATCGGCGACTCCGTCGAGGCCAGCCTGCTCACCAGCTCGCTGCTCATCGGCTTCGGCATCCCGCATGTCTGGGCCAAGGCCGTCTCGGACGCCCACGGCCGCATCCTGGAACAGATCGGCGTGCACCACGTCGTCCATCCGGAGCGGGAGAGCGGCGTGCGCGTGGCCCACCAGGTGCGCGCCCAGCTGAAGGACTACATCGATCTGGGTGGCGGCTACGCGCTGGTGCGCACCACCGCGCCCGCAGCCGTGCTGGGCAAGCCGCTGCGCGAGGTGCACGTCCGCTCCGAGTTCGGGGTGACCGTCATCGCCTCGAAGCGCGCGGACGGGCGGTGGGTGGACGTCTCAGGCGACTCCGTGTTGTCGGCCGAGGACGAGATCCTCGTCACCGGCCCCATCGAGAAGGCCGAGCGCTTCCACCTGACCTGA
- a CDS encoding DeoR/GlpR family DNA-binding transcription regulator, giving the protein MARLDEAERREAIHRALERQGRASVAELAREFGVSTVTVRKDLDALELRGLLTRVHGGATRTALKDEGSFPFRLRAAADQKRDIARRAARLVHSGDTIALDSSSSCHYLAQELLELRDLRVVTYSLATASLLLDRSSAAVFLLGGQLRRLSRATTVASLDGFPGPVDMGFFGTHGLSTNEGLAEISLEEAQAKRALASICSRTYALVDSSKFDATSYHVWRPAARVTGLITDGAAPATHVQRWRDLGVDVDVPGQPPLSTSHF; this is encoded by the coding sequence ATGGCACGACTGGACGAGGCGGAACGGCGAGAAGCCATCCACCGCGCCCTCGAGCGCCAGGGTCGCGCCTCCGTCGCAGAGCTGGCCAGGGAGTTCGGGGTCTCCACCGTCACCGTCCGCAAGGACCTTGACGCCCTCGAACTTCGGGGTCTCCTCACCCGAGTCCATGGCGGGGCCACCCGCACCGCGCTCAAGGACGAGGGCTCCTTTCCGTTCCGCCTCAGGGCAGCCGCCGACCAGAAGCGCGACATCGCCCGTCGGGCTGCGCGACTCGTCCACAGCGGTGACACGATCGCACTGGACTCATCGTCGTCGTGCCACTACCTTGCCCAGGAACTGCTGGAGCTGCGCGACCTGCGAGTGGTGACGTACTCGCTGGCCACCGCGAGTCTCCTGCTGGACCGTTCCTCGGCGGCGGTGTTTCTGCTCGGCGGCCAGTTGCGCCGCTTGTCACGGGCAACCACCGTGGCCAGTCTGGATGGGTTCCCAGGCCCCGTGGACATGGGCTTCTTCGGGACACACGGATTGAGCACAAACGAGGGGCTGGCCGAGATATCCCTCGAGGAAGCGCAGGCGAAGCGAGCCTTGGCATCCATCTGTAGCCGCACCTATGCGTTGGTGGACTCGTCGAAGTTCGACGCCACCTCGTACCACGTCTGGAGACCCGCAGCGCGGGTGACCGGTCTGATCACCGACGGTGCGGCCCCGGCCACACACGTCCAACGGTGGCGGGACCTGGGCGTCGACGTCGACGTTCCGGGCCAACCACCCCTGTCCACGTCCCACTTCTAG